Proteins from a genomic interval of Paracholeplasma manati:
- the ispH gene encoding 4-hydroxy-3-methylbut-2-enyl diphosphate reductase: MKVIDLRPRGYCHGVAKALHMVKKTIEDDNYPRPIHILGLIVHNKKITEAFRHFGVISLDNPLKTRLELLDDIHSGTVIMTAHGVSDQVIQKAQQKGLTIVNATCKDVSKVHDAVKNHLSLGYEVAYIGHKNHPEPEGILGISNDISFLTSAVDALNFIQKYPDKPLFVTNQTTLSRYDIDVVLNVLKVKYPDLLFDDDICDATTTRQQAVIEQAPVDLCIVVGDSLSSNSNKLAFVSQHERHIPSYRVEGITDIDPEWFKGINSISVTSGASTPTKVTNEVIAYLKQFDYDKKETWEHVSSLTYLDILA, encoded by the coding sequence ATGAAAGTCATTGATTTACGCCCTAGGGGTTACTGTCACGGGGTTGCGAAAGCACTCCATATGGTTAAAAAAACCATTGAAGACGATAACTACCCCAGACCCATCCATATTTTAGGTTTAATTGTTCACAATAAAAAGATTACCGAAGCGTTTAGACATTTCGGTGTCATTTCTTTAGATAACCCACTCAAAACCAGACTCGAACTGTTGGATGACATTCACAGTGGCACAGTCATTATGACTGCCCACGGTGTATCTGATCAAGTCATCCAAAAAGCCCAACAAAAAGGACTTACGATTGTGAATGCCACCTGTAAAGATGTGAGTAAAGTCCACGACGCTGTGAAAAATCATTTAAGCTTAGGGTATGAAGTCGCTTATATCGGTCATAAAAACCACCCTGAACCCGAAGGCATCTTAGGGATTTCAAACGACATATCATTTCTAACCAGTGCGGTCGATGCACTCAACTTTATTCAAAAATATCCTGATAAACCTTTGTTTGTCACCAATCAAACCACCTTATCTCGATACGATATCGATGTGGTCTTAAACGTCTTAAAAGTGAAATACCCTGATTTGTTATTTGATGATGATATTTGTGACGCAACCACGACAAGACAACAAGCGGTGATTGAACAAGCCCCTGTTGACTTATGTATTGTGGTGGGAGACAGTTTATCCAGCAACTCCAACAAATTGGCTTTTGTTTCTCAACATGAAAGACATATTCCGAGTTATCGAGTTGAGGGCATCACGGACATTGACCCTGAATGGTTCAAAGGGATAAATAGTATTTCCGTAACCTCAGGCGCATCCACCCCGACCAAAGTTACCAATGAAGTCATCGCTTATTTAAAACAGTTTGATTATGACAAAAAAGAAACGTGGGAGCACG
- a CDS encoding DEAD/DEAH box helicase codes for MFKTSIQEKINALGYKTFTPIQEAVFKAYPKEQHIIGLAPTGTGKTHAYLIPIVNELDLNYEAVQAVICVPTNELVAQVENMLKSVNIGFSVKAFTTSKDRLRELDALSKKQPQIVISTPGRLEDYAIKEGKLKIHTAKVFVLDEADMMLDMDFMTTLDRVFYAVRDAKMLLFSATLPEGLTKWIDTYFGKAFKIDLKDPSVLKITHGLVYTRFETRDHDFKRLVKTINPFLCMVFVSKKEQVDHVYQQLMDVGIKAIRISGDTPPRERKTILDDIKQLKYTYIVSSDLGSRGLDIIGVSHVIHYELPYHLEYYIHRSGRTGRANQTGVSLALVTNENSRKIENLVKRGITFQRFQIDGETLVPVIKKAKSNLSEEELQAIRKVKKPTKVSPNYKKKNKKLVKKARNAVRFGGK; via the coding sequence ATGTTTAAAACAAGTATACAAGAAAAAATAAATGCATTGGGATACAAGACCTTTACACCGATTCAAGAAGCGGTGTTTAAAGCGTACCCTAAAGAACAACACATCATTGGATTGGCACCGACAGGCACAGGGAAAACCCATGCTTATTTGATCCCAATCGTCAATGAATTGGATTTAAATTATGAAGCCGTTCAAGCGGTTATTTGTGTACCAACCAATGAGTTGGTCGCACAAGTCGAAAACATGTTAAAAAGTGTCAATATTGGGTTTTCAGTCAAGGCGTTTACGACCTCTAAAGACCGTTTAAGAGAACTTGACGCTTTATCCAAAAAACAACCACAAATCGTAATTTCTACCCCAGGTCGTCTGGAAGACTACGCCATCAAGGAAGGCAAATTGAAAATTCATACCGCCAAGGTATTCGTTTTAGATGAAGCCGATATGATGCTCGATATGGACTTCATGACCACCTTAGACCGTGTATTTTACGCCGTTAGGGATGCGAAAATGTTGTTATTTTCCGCTACCCTACCAGAGGGATTGACCAAATGGATCGATACCTATTTTGGAAAAGCATTCAAAATCGATTTAAAAGACCCTTCGGTTTTAAAAATAACCCACGGTTTGGTCTATACCCGATTTGAAACCAGAGATCATGACTTTAAGCGATTGGTTAAAACCATCAACCCATTCTTATGCATGGTATTCGTTTCTAAAAAAGAACAAGTTGACCATGTGTATCAACAACTGATGGATGTTGGAATCAAAGCGATTCGTATCTCAGGCGATACACCACCTAGAGAACGTAAAACCATTTTAGATGACATCAAACAATTGAAGTATACCTATATTGTATCTTCGGATTTAGGTAGTAGAGGGTTGGATATCATTGGGGTATCTCATGTCATTCACTATGAACTGCCTTACCATTTAGAATATTATATCCACCGTTCAGGTCGAACCGGTAGAGCCAATCAAACCGGGGTTTCCTTAGCACTCGTGACCAATGAAAATTCGCGCAAGATTGAAAACTTGGTGAAACGTGGCATTACATTCCAACGATTCCAAATCGATGGAGAAACGTTGGTACCGGTGATCAAGAAAGCCAAAAGCAATCTATCAGAAGAAGAACTACAAGCCATTCGTAAAGTTAAGAAACCAACCAAAGTCTCCCCAAACTATAAAAAGAAAAATAAAAAATTAGTCAAAAAAGCACGAAACGCTGTGCGATTTGGAGGTAAATAA
- a CDS encoding deoxyribonuclease IV, with product MLKIGSHVGLSGSDMYEGSVLEAISYGATAFMVYTGAPQNTIRKSIKDLNIAGAEKQMQAHGLSFDDVVVHAPYIINLANPDPEKRAFAVEFLTKEVERTHAMHVKQIVLHPGSAVGKDRAEALKWIAEGINQVIQNTKQLPVKIALETMAGKGNEMGKTFEEIRDMITLIEDKNRISVCFDTCHTSDAGYDIQNDFEGVIQHFDQVVGKQYISVFHVNDSKNPRGAAKDRHANLGFGEIGFDALLKVIYHPDFNHIPKILETPYIDDKAPYKHEIQMIKNRTFNPNLELDVKNS from the coding sequence ATGTTAAAAATTGGTTCTCACGTCGGATTATCCGGCAGCGATATGTATGAAGGTTCCGTATTAGAAGCCATCAGCTATGGCGCCACAGCCTTCATGGTCTATACCGGTGCCCCACAAAACACCATCCGTAAATCCATCAAAGATTTGAATATTGCGGGGGCTGAAAAGCAGATGCAAGCCCATGGGCTATCCTTTGATGATGTGGTTGTTCACGCACCTTATATCATCAATTTAGCGAATCCTGATCCAGAAAAACGCGCTTTCGCTGTGGAATTTCTCACCAAAGAAGTGGAAAGAACCCATGCCATGCACGTCAAACAAATCGTTCTACACCCAGGTTCTGCTGTGGGTAAAGACCGAGCAGAAGCGTTGAAATGGATTGCAGAAGGGATTAACCAAGTCATACAAAATACCAAGCAATTACCAGTCAAAATCGCCTTAGAAACGATGGCAGGTAAAGGCAATGAGATGGGTAAAACCTTTGAAGAAATCCGTGATATGATCACGTTAATCGAAGATAAAAACCGCATTTCTGTTTGTTTTGATACTTGTCACACCTCGGATGCGGGTTATGATATCCAAAACGATTTCGAAGGGGTCATCCAACACTTTGATCAAGTGGTTGGTAAACAATACATCTCCGTTTTTCATGTCAATGATTCAAAGAACCCAAGAGGGGCTGCGAAAGATAGGCATGCTAACTTAGGATTTGGTGAAATTGGATTTGACGCGTTGTTAAAGGTCATCTATCACCCAGATTTTAATCATATCCCAAAAATCCTTGAAACACCTTATATTGACGACAAAGCTCCATATAAACACGAAATTCAAATGATCAAAAACCGTACATTTAACCCGAATTTAGAGTTAGATGTGAAAAATAGTTGA
- a CDS encoding DegV family protein: protein MRDFIIVTDSACDLSNDIAKSLDLEVLPLKVVIEGVEYPDYLDHRSMSPEDFYSRVRKGMMPSTAQVNVQEYLDVCEKLIKAQKDILILTFSSALSGTYNSARLAVEQLQETYPTFKIMLVDTLAASLGEGLIVYKAGQMRKQGYSIEQVRDEVEKTKLNVAHWFTVSDINHLKRGGRISSTAAVVANLLNINPILHVSDEGKLIARTKVIGRKKALHALFNKMKETYNPLLHKTVFISHGDDLDAANMLKNMILDELDCDVELINFIGPVIGAHSGPNTIALFFYATSR from the coding sequence ATGAGAGATTTCATCATTGTTACCGATTCAGCCTGTGATTTATCAAATGATATCGCGAAATCACTGGATTTAGAAGTGTTACCATTAAAGGTCGTCATTGAAGGGGTAGAATACCCAGATTATCTCGACCATCGTTCGATGTCACCAGAAGATTTTTATAGCCGCGTACGTAAAGGTATGATGCCTTCAACCGCACAAGTCAATGTTCAAGAGTATTTAGATGTTTGTGAAAAACTGATCAAGGCTCAAAAAGATATTTTGATTTTAACTTTCTCCAGTGCCCTTTCAGGCACTTATAATAGTGCACGTTTAGCCGTTGAACAACTTCAAGAAACCTACCCAACGTTTAAAATCATGTTGGTAGATACCTTAGCTGCTTCCTTGGGTGAAGGCTTAATTGTTTATAAAGCAGGACAAATGCGTAAACAAGGGTACTCGATTGAACAAGTCAGAGATGAAGTTGAAAAAACCAAGCTGAACGTAGCCCATTGGTTTACTGTATCCGACATCAACCACCTCAAACGTGGTGGTAGAATCAGTTCCACCGCCGCTGTGGTTGCGAACCTACTCAACATCAATCCGATTTTACACGTATCCGATGAAGGTAAATTGATTGCGAGAACCAAAGTCATTGGACGTAAGAAAGCATTACATGCATTATTCAATAAGATGAAAGAAACGTATAACCCATTGTTACACAAAACGGTATTCATTTCACATGGCGATGATTTAGATGCTGCGAACATGTTAAAAAACATGATATTGGACGAATTAGACTGTGATGTTGAACTCATCAACTTCATTGGCCCTGTCATTGGCGCGCACTCCGGTCCAAATACCATTGCCCTATTCTTTTACGCCACTTCAAGATAA
- a CDS encoding VOC family protein, translating into MKPLLGIHHVTAMTSSAERIYEFFTFILGLRLVKKTVNQDDIQTYHLFFADDRGSAGTDMTFFDFKGQSKAIRGSNEISKTGFRVPNDDALEYFQKRFAHYQVDAEPIQTLFGKKILPFKDFDDQAYVLISDEHNTGVKAGIPWQQGPVPNEYAIYGLGPIFFRVNHLTWMNQVLTERLTFKQTQTEGSYTLYETGLGGNGGSVIVEHTPNLPQARQGFGGVHHVAFGVEDTTDIQAWITHLNQQQIMHSGLVDRFYFRSLYTRMYPGILFEFATEGPGFIDDEEPYETLGELLALPPKYRHLRNDITKMVRHIDTKRSDKRFKKEYTF; encoded by the coding sequence ATGAAACCACTATTAGGCATACACCATGTCACTGCGATGACGAGCAGTGCGGAACGCATTTATGAATTTTTTACATTTATTCTAGGATTACGCTTGGTTAAAAAAACCGTGAATCAAGACGACATTCAAACGTACCATCTCTTTTTCGCGGATGACCGCGGAAGTGCTGGTACAGACATGACATTCTTTGATTTTAAAGGTCAATCCAAAGCGATTCGCGGTTCAAACGAAATATCCAAGACGGGTTTTCGTGTACCTAATGACGATGCATTAGAGTACTTTCAAAAACGATTTGCCCATTATCAAGTGGATGCAGAACCGATTCAAACGTTGTTTGGCAAAAAGATATTGCCATTTAAGGATTTTGATGATCAAGCTTATGTCCTTATTTCAGATGAACACAACACCGGGGTTAAAGCCGGAATACCATGGCAACAGGGTCCTGTACCGAACGAATATGCCATTTATGGGTTGGGTCCGATTTTCTTTAGGGTCAATCATTTAACGTGGATGAACCAAGTACTCACGGAACGTCTTACCTTTAAACAAACCCAAACCGAAGGCAGTTACACATTGTATGAAACAGGCTTAGGTGGGAATGGGGGTAGTGTGATTGTCGAACACACACCGAACTTACCTCAAGCCCGACAAGGTTTTGGTGGGGTCCACCATGTCGCTTTTGGGGTAGAAGATACCACCGATATCCAAGCGTGGATTACACACCTCAATCAACAACAAATCATGCATTCAGGATTGGTGGATCGTTTCTATTTTAGATCACTGTATACCCGCATGTATCCTGGTATTCTCTTTGAATTCGCGACCGAAGGTCCAGGGTTCATCGATGATGAAGAACCGTATGAAACCCTCGGTGAACTGCTCGCACTACCACCGAAATACCGTCATTTGAGAAATGACATTACCAAGATGGTCAGACACATCGATACCAAACGTTCAGATAAAAGATTTAAGAAGGAGTACACCTTCTAG
- a CDS encoding alpha/beta hydrolase: protein MKHIYQKGDTHTLILLHGTGGDENDLIPLAKMVSPQSSILSIRGNVLENGMPRFFRRLAMGVFDQENLKEETRNLYHFLLEAAQTYQFDLNKSTIIGFSNGANIAISLLFTYNNPVGQAILLRPMIPNEVILSKSLNQTDVIIITGNYDTIVPPAHGQRLTTLFQGLQANTTLFQLDATHRLTEEDVKIIKENIKK from the coding sequence ATGAAACACATCTATCAAAAAGGCGATACCCATACACTCATTTTATTGCATGGTACGGGTGGGGACGAAAACGATTTAATCCCGCTCGCAAAAATGGTATCCCCGCAATCGAGCATTCTATCCATCCGCGGGAATGTTTTAGAAAACGGCATGCCTCGATTCTTTAGACGCTTAGCCATGGGTGTATTTGATCAAGAGAACTTAAAAGAAGAAACCCGAAATCTATATCATTTTTTATTAGAGGCTGCTCAAACCTACCAATTTGATTTAAACAAATCCACCATCATCGGTTTTTCCAATGGGGCGAATATCGCGATATCCTTATTATTCACATACAATAATCCAGTGGGACAAGCCATCCTATTGCGTCCGATGATTCCGAATGAAGTGATTTTATCAAAATCGTTGAACCAAACAGATGTGATCATCATTACAGGTAACTACGATACCATCGTACCGCCTGCTCATGGCCAACGATTGACGACTTTATTTCAAGGCCTTCAAGCAAATACGACCCTATTTCAGTTGGATGCCACCCATCGATTGACCGAAGAAGACGTCAAAATCATTAAAGAAAACATAAAAAAATGA
- a CDS encoding glucose-1-phosphate adenylyltransferase, whose protein sequence is METLALILAGGKGSRLDLLAEKRSKPAVPFAGKFRIIDFSLSNCANSGIYDIGILTQYLPLSLNEHIGTGKPWDLDRRDSQVTLLQPHNEWYMGTADSVLKNIEFVRRREPKFILILSGDHIYKMNYRKMINFHIEKGATVTIATQRVPLAEAHRFGIMETNEEMRIVGFEEKPKQPKSDQASMGIYVFSADMLYRALDTIKDPNLDFGKHILPTLIKEAESKIYAYEFSGYWRDVGTYDSYLQTNIELLNMAEPRLDLYSDTWKIYTRSEEMPPVRVGSNAHIVNSLISNGSVIDGTVINSVLSPGVRVEKGAIVRDSVILNNTIISENAIVERAILDKKVYIGRNAIVGYSDDYTPNEERPTVLSSGINVIEKHGYVPDNAKIARNCRIYRHAKFDNLFVKSGSTIR, encoded by the coding sequence ATGGAAACTTTAGCTCTAATCTTAGCTGGCGGTAAAGGGTCAAGACTTGACCTACTCGCTGAAAAACGCAGTAAACCTGCTGTGCCATTTGCAGGTAAATTTAGAATCATTGACTTTTCTCTATCCAACTGTGCCAATTCAGGCATTTATGACATTGGTATCTTAACCCAATACTTACCATTATCCTTAAATGAACATATCGGTACCGGCAAACCTTGGGACCTAGACCGTAGAGACTCTCAGGTTACCCTCTTACAACCACACAATGAATGGTACATGGGTACCGCTGACTCTGTGTTAAAAAACATCGAGTTTGTCAGACGCAGAGAACCCAAATTCATCCTCATTCTATCCGGTGATCATATCTATAAAATGAATTACCGTAAAATGATCAATTTCCATATTGAAAAAGGCGCGACGGTCACCATCGCTACCCAACGTGTACCTTTGGCTGAAGCCCACCGTTTTGGCATCATGGAAACCAACGAAGAGATGCGCATCGTTGGTTTTGAAGAAAAACCTAAACAACCAAAATCTGATCAAGCATCCATGGGTATTTATGTCTTTTCAGCCGATATGCTTTACCGTGCTTTAGATACCATTAAAGACCCAAATTTAGACTTTGGTAAGCATATTTTACCAACCTTAATCAAGGAAGCCGAAAGTAAGATTTATGCTTATGAATTCAGTGGCTATTGGAGAGATGTAGGTACCTATGACTCCTATCTACAAACCAACATTGAATTGCTCAACATGGCTGAACCTAGACTAGACTTATATTCCGATACTTGGAAAATATATACCCGTTCCGAAGAAATGCCACCAGTGAGGGTGGGTTCGAATGCACACATCGTTAACTCATTGATTTCCAACGGTTCGGTCATTGACGGTACCGTCATCAACAGTGTTCTAAGCCCTGGTGTTCGCGTTGAAAAAGGCGCGATTGTGAGAGATTCCGTTATTTTAAATAACACCATCATTTCCGAAAACGCCATCGTTGAAAGAGCCATTTTAGATAAGAAAGTCTATATTGGTAGAAATGCCATTGTCGGTTATTCCGATGATTATACCCCAAATGAAGAAAGACCAACGGTATTGTCCTCCGGCATCAACGTCATTGAAAAACATGGCTACGTGCCTGATAACGCGAAGATTGCGAGAAACTGTCGTATTTATCGCCACGCGAAGTTTGATAATCTCTTTGTTAAATCTGGTTCAACTATACGATAA
- a CDS encoding glycogen synthase, translating into MRILFCSSEAYPFSKSGGLADMASALPKIMNQLGEFTAVITPLYDSIYPKLNTFKYIGERNIKIADEHFKAKYYETIHDGVTYIFVENELFFKRANYYGYYDDDKRFLFYDFAVLEYIELIQKPFDLLHINDWQTGLIPYLLDEIYRQKEMFKTVKTLLTIHNLEYQGSFPKDAYRLIGRPFNYAYIHFDRLNFLKAAIMRANHINTVSPTYMQEVQTEYYGFTLDGALKSRLNNFTGILNGIDYDIYNPETDTYLEKTFNDKHFVQAKKKNKFALLQKLNLELSTDTALVAYIGRLAKQKGIDLMMTTLEEAIAESTAKFVFIGSGDLHYENFLRYLQDKYRNRVYTFIGFNNALAHQLYASADLLLMPSQFEPCGLGQLIAMRYGCLPLVRETGGLKDTVMPYNKYTKEGNGFSFANYNAHELKQVLLDAILLYTNNPSDWRLLVQSAMSQNHSLEHMGEAYLQLYHQILNK; encoded by the coding sequence ATGCGCATTTTATTTTGTTCCAGTGAAGCTTATCCATTCTCCAAATCTGGTGGTTTGGCCGATATGGCTTCTGCTCTACCAAAAATCATGAATCAATTGGGTGAATTCACAGCCGTGATTACACCACTCTATGATTCTATTTATCCAAAACTGAATACATTCAAATACATTGGTGAACGAAACATTAAAATTGCTGATGAACACTTCAAAGCGAAATACTATGAAACTATTCATGACGGTGTAACCTATATTTTCGTTGAAAATGAATTATTTTTCAAACGCGCAAATTATTATGGATACTACGACGATGATAAGCGGTTTTTATTTTATGATTTCGCTGTTTTGGAATACATTGAACTCATTCAAAAACCGTTTGATTTGCTGCACATCAATGATTGGCAAACTGGTTTAATTCCCTATTTATTAGACGAAATATACCGTCAAAAGGAAATGTTCAAAACCGTTAAAACCTTGTTAACCATCCATAATTTAGAGTATCAAGGGTCCTTCCCTAAAGATGCTTATCGATTGATTGGCAGACCATTCAATTATGCGTACATTCACTTTGATCGATTGAACTTCTTGAAAGCTGCGATCATGCGTGCGAATCACATCAACACCGTTTCACCAACCTATATGCAAGAAGTTCAAACCGAATACTATGGGTTTACTTTAGATGGTGCACTCAAGTCGAGGTTAAACAACTTTACTGGGATATTAAATGGGATAGATTATGACATTTACAACCCTGAAACCGACACTTATTTGGAAAAAACGTTCAATGATAAGCATTTTGTTCAAGCCAAAAAGAAAAACAAATTCGCGTTACTTCAAAAACTCAACTTAGAGTTATCGACCGATACTGCATTGGTCGCTTACATCGGCCGTCTTGCAAAACAAAAAGGCATCGATTTGATGATGACCACTTTAGAAGAAGCCATCGCAGAAAGCACAGCGAAATTTGTCTTCATCGGTAGTGGTGACTTGCATTATGAAAACTTCTTACGCTACTTACAAGATAAGTATCGAAACCGTGTATACACCTTCATCGGTTTCAATAATGCCTTGGCACATCAACTGTACGCTTCCGCGGACCTGTTGTTGATGCCAAGCCAATTTGAACCGTGCGGGTTAGGTCAACTCATCGCGATGCGTTATGGGTGCTTACCATTGGTGAGAGAAACGGGTGGATTAAAAGACACTGTCATGCCATACAATAAATACACCAAAGAAGGCAATGGCTTTAGTTTCGCAAACTACAATGCCCATGAACTCAAACAAGTCTTATTGGATGCGATATTGCTATATACCAATAACCCATCGGACTGGCGATTATTGGTTCAATCTGCGATGTCTCAAAACCATTCATTAGAACACATGGGTGAAGCATATCTACAGTTGTATCATCAAATATTAAATAAATAG
- a CDS encoding thioredoxin family protein produces MSKKPYARPQYKVKPAVIIIIAVIVFVFSALIVIIQPSDQEKIYKAYNSAGSPNLSQNHVIESISVSKLGRLIDSGAPVVVFFGTTTCSVCVSEIGWYDIEFKGAGLVSELSVIYYVNRTNMSQSDVEKFQTKYAMTLTGTPELYYLNDGDIVARRSDFNSDTQPMAGQIRSFFTAVKNDLAE; encoded by the coding sequence ATGTCTAAAAAACCCTATGCAAGACCACAGTATAAAGTAAAACCTGCAGTGATTATCATTATCGCTGTCATCGTGTTTGTTTTTTCAGCACTCATCGTGATCATTCAACCATCTGATCAAGAAAAGATTTACAAGGCTTACAACAGTGCAGGTTCACCAAACCTGTCACAAAATCACGTGATTGAATCCATCAGCGTATCGAAATTAGGACGCCTAATTGATTCAGGTGCACCAGTGGTTGTATTCTTTGGAACCACAACATGTTCAGTGTGTGTCAGTGAAATTGGCTGGTATGATATTGAATTTAAAGGTGCAGGGTTGGTTTCTGAACTATCTGTCATTTACTATGTGAACCGTACAAATATGAGTCAAAGTGATGTTGAAAAATTCCAAACTAAATACGCAATGACTTTAACTGGTACACCAGAATTATATTATTTGAATGATGGTGACATCGTAGCAAGAAGATCTGATTTTAATAGCGATACACAACCGATGGCAGGTCAAATCAGAAGTTTCTTCACAGCCGTTAAAAACGATTTAGCAGAATAA
- the argS gene encoding arginine--tRNA ligase — MIQQIKQQLKERVIAHFQLENLNVVVEEPKRGTADLAIPLFALVKQLSKPMPVVLEEVKKAIESYDMVSEIQFLNGFLNISINRAVFAKTVVDQVLEEQALFGNQQTEQTVCIDYSAPNIAKSFSIGHLRSTMIGNALKNIYQKLGYRVVGINHLGDWGTQFGKMIVAYKKWGNRADIEQNPIVELQKLYVKFHDEVVNDPTLEDQARAVFKALEDGDAEMLELWRYFRDESLKEFMSMYDLLGVSFDSYDGESFYNDKMAAVADELEQKGLLVEDDGAMIVRIDPLPPALIKRRDGATLYITRDLAALLYRYKTYRFDKVLYVVGNEQKLHFDQLKSVSKLMGYDLDIHHVNFGLVMQDGKKMSTRGGRVVKLYDVIKEAISSASQAIFDKNPNLQNQAAVAKAVGIGAVIFNDLKNDRNLDIEFNLENMLAFEGQTGPYLQYSSVRIASILKNQTLTNDYPVDSYTSDLPFELIKQLSGFEDALLKAAELNGPHVISRYLLQLAQTFNQFYGQYKIITEDEALKQANLHLIQAVRIVLNEGMRLLGMIALDEM; from the coding sequence ATGATTCAACAGATTAAACAACAACTAAAAGAACGCGTCATTGCGCATTTTCAACTAGAAAATCTCAATGTCGTCGTGGAAGAACCCAAAAGAGGAACAGCCGATTTAGCCATTCCCCTTTTTGCGTTGGTAAAACAACTCTCTAAACCCATGCCAGTGGTATTAGAAGAAGTCAAAAAAGCCATTGAATCCTACGACATGGTGAGTGAAATTCAATTTCTCAACGGCTTTTTAAATATCAGCATCAATCGTGCGGTATTTGCGAAAACAGTAGTGGACCAAGTGCTTGAAGAACAAGCCTTGTTTGGTAACCAACAAACCGAACAAACAGTTTGTATTGATTACTCCGCACCAAATATTGCGAAAAGTTTCTCCATTGGACACTTGCGCTCGACCATGATAGGGAATGCCCTCAAAAACATTTATCAAAAATTAGGGTATCGCGTGGTTGGCATCAACCATTTAGGTGACTGGGGTACGCAATTTGGTAAAATGATTGTTGCCTATAAAAAATGGGGTAACCGTGCAGATATAGAACAAAACCCAATTGTTGAACTTCAAAAATTATACGTCAAATTTCACGATGAAGTCGTGAATGACCCTACACTAGAAGACCAAGCCAGAGCTGTCTTCAAGGCCTTAGAAGATGGGGATGCAGAAATGCTCGAACTTTGGCGTTATTTCAGAGATGAATCCTTAAAAGAATTCATGTCGATGTATGATTTATTGGGGGTCAGTTTTGACTCTTATGATGGTGAATCCTTCTACAACGATAAGATGGCAGCGGTTGCGGATGAATTGGAACAAAAAGGACTCCTCGTTGAAGACGATGGGGCGATGATTGTTCGAATTGACCCACTACCACCAGCGCTCATCAAACGTCGTGATGGTGCCACCCTATATATTACCCGCGATTTAGCAGCGTTGTTGTATCGATATAAAACATATCGTTTTGATAAGGTATTGTATGTCGTTGGCAACGAACAAAAACTCCACTTTGACCAATTAAAATCGGTATCCAAGCTCATGGGATACGATTTAGATATTCATCACGTGAACTTCGGTCTTGTCATGCAAGATGGTAAGAAGATGTCCACCCGTGGTGGTCGAGTAGTTAAACTATACGATGTGATTAAAGAAGCCATCTCGAGTGCGTCACAAGCCATCTTCGATAAAAATCCAAACCTTCAAAATCAAGCAGCGGTTGCGAAAGCGGTTGGGATTGGGGCAGTCATATTTAATGATTTAAAGAATGACAGAAATCTAGATATCGAATTTAACCTCGAAAACATGTTGGCTTTTGAAGGACAAACCGGACCGTATTTACAATACAGCAGTGTTCGTATCGCATCCATCCTTAAAAATCAAACTTTAACAAATGATTATCCAGTCGATTCATATACCTCTGATTTACCGTTTGAACTCATCAAACAGTTATCCGGTTTTGAAGATGCTTTATTAAAGGCAGCGGAACTCAATGGCCCTCACGTCATTAGCCGTTACCTTTTACAACTCGCACAAACATTTAACCAGTTTTATGGTCAGTATAAAATCATTACGGAGGACGAAGCACTCAAACAAGCCAACCTTCACCTCATTCAAGCCGTACGTATCGTCTTGAACGAAGGCATGAGATTGCTTGGCATGATTGCACTCGATGAAATGTAA